From the Ignavibacteriales bacterium genome, the window GGATTATTTTAAGGTTAAGGATAACGTTAATCTTCTCAATAAGCTTAAAAAAGCCGGACTGAATTTTGAATCTGCCAGGAAAGACCCGTCCAAGATAAACAAAGATATCGAAGGCAAGACCTTTGTGCTTACCGGAACGCTGGAAAAGTATAAGAGGGAGGATGCAAAGCAACTGATCGAAGATGCGGGCGGAAAAGTTTCAGGCTCCGTGAGCAAAAAGACGGACTTTGTGCTTGCCGGCGCCGAAGCAGGCAGTAAGCTGGATAAGGCAAACTCCCTAGGTGTAAAGGTGATCAATGAGAAGGAATTTGAGAAGCTGATAAAGTAGGCTATTTGTTCCAACGAGTTATTACTTCCACTAATTCTTTACCGAGGTCTAATAGTCTTTCTTTAATTGTCTCGTTTTTAATATCACCGTTTTCATCGAATACGTCACCTGCATTAGGAATGTATAACTGAGTAGGGAGAAGGAACATCCGGAGTGATCTTAGTACAGGGAGCATCGCAATTTGCGATCGTGTAGTCCCCCACGATCCGTTAGAAGCCCCGGCTATGGCAACGAATTTGTCTCTGAATGAATTTCCCCTTCTGGATGCCCAGTCTATGGCGTTTTTTAAACCACCGGGTATTCCGTGGTTGTATTCGGGTGTTACAACTATCAGTCCGTCAGCTTCCTCGATCTTTGTTTTAAACTCAACTACTTTTTCCGGAAGACCCTGCGCTTCGACATCGCCATCAAAAATCGGGAAGTCATATTCTTTGAGGTCGAGGACTTCGACATCAGCACCCGCGTCTCTAGCGCCATCGACTATGTAACGCATAGCCATTTTGTTATAGGAGCCTCTTCTGAGGCTCCCTGCAATTGCAACAATCTTCAATGTAGATCCTGTTTTTAGTGGAGAAGGTTTAT encodes:
- a CDS encoding NAD(P)H-dependent oxidoreductase, coding for MKIVAIAGSLRRGSYNKMAMRYIVDGARDAGADVEVLDLKEYDFPIFDGDVEAQGLPEKVVEFKTKIEEADGLIVVTPEYNHGIPGGLKNAIDWASRRGNSFRDKFVAIAGASNGSWGTTRSQIAMLPVLRSLRMFLLPTQLYIPNAGDVFDENGDIKNETIKERLLDLGKELVEVITRWNK